GACGAACGGGTCCGTCGCGATCTTGAACGCCAGCGCCGCGAACGGCGCGTCGTCGGTCACCGGACGCTCGGCGAAATGCTCGTCGTGGTGCGGCAGGTGGCCCTTGATCGCCGGCACGTCGACCGGCGCCGGGAGATAATCGATCACGGCGTCGAGCAGCGCCTGCACGCCCTTGTTCTTGAACGACGCGCCGCAGAGCACGGGAATCATCTTGCCCGTGACCGTCGCGGTGCGAATCGCTTTCCGAATCTCGTCGAGCGACAGCTCCTCGCCACCCAGATACTTCTCCATCAGCGCGTCGTCCTGCGCCACCGCCACCGCGTGATCGATCACGTCGTGGCGCGCCTGCTCGACCGCGGCCTTGTACTGCTCCGGCACGTCGACGACGGTGAACGTCTTGCCCAGCGTCGCTTCGTCGAAGATGTACTGCTTGCGCTCGAGGACGTCGATGTGGCCGGTGAACAGCTCGCCCGAGCCGACCGGCAGCTGCAGGGGATACGCATCCTTGGACAGCCGGTCGCGGATCATCGACAGGCAGCGGTCGAAGTCGGCGCCGGTGCGGTCCATCTTGTTCGAGAAGATGATGCGCGGCACGCCGTAGCGATCGGCCTGCCGCCACACCGTCTCCGTCTGCGGCTCGACGCCGGCGACGGAATCGAGCAGCGTGACGGCGCCGTCGAGCACGCGGAGCGAGCGCTCCACCTCGACGGTGAAGTCCACGTGCCCCGGCGTATCGATGATGTTGATGCGGTACTCGACGTTGTTGCGCGTCCAGAAGGCCGTGGTCGCGGCCGACGTGATCGTGATGCCGCGCTCCTGCTCCTGTTCCATCCAATCCATCGTCGCGGTGCCTTCGTGCACCTCGCCGATTTTGTGCGCCTTGCCGGTATAGTAGAGAATACGCTCGGTCGTGGTCGTCTTACCGGCATCGATGTGGGCCATGATGCCGATATTGCGATAGTGATCGAGCGACGTTGTGCGGGCCATATGAAATCAGCGTTGGGCTATGGGACTTCGTTATTCAAGTTCTGCAATCAGGCGTGTATTCATCGTTCCTCACGTCGGCGCGTTGCGCCTCCGCTCTTTCAAGCTTTTACCAGCAAAAACGCGGGTGGACCGGGCCGCTCCAGAGGAGCGCGGTATCCATCCGCCATCGCCGGGTGCACTCGCCACTGCCGCGCGAGGGGGACCCAAGGCGCACCGAGTTCGCCATCGTCCTTCGCGCCGAAGCGCGGAGGACCTGCCGTCATCGGTGTTCGATTGTCCTGCGTTACTTGTCGGGAGCCGTTGCACTCACCCGAGTGCGTCAGCCGGAGCAGGCCCTTGCGTTATTGCAAGCCCATAAGGGTCGGCGCGCAGTTCGCCGGTTTTTCGATCACCACGACGATGCCGACGCGAGCCGGAAATGCCGTAGCCCCTTGAATTTATTGAGGATTGGGCGCGGGTCAAGGGGGCCGGCACAGCGCGCGAAAGCAAAGGGCGACGGAGAATCCTCCGTCGCCCTTTGCAGTTTCGCCCAACACCCAACACCCAACGCCCAACGCTACTCCCCTCGCCGCGTCCACACCGCCACCGCCCCACACCGAAGATCCGGCTCGGCGAACTCGGACGGCATCTCGCTCAGGCCCCGGAACACCTCGACCGCTTCAACCACATCCATCGACAGCGAGCCCAACCCGTCCGTCACCGGATCGCTCCGGCCCGGAATGTCCATGCGATGACCGTCCACGAACCAGCCCACGTGACACGCCTGAATGCCCGCCGGCGTGCCTACCATCGTGCCAACACTCGTGCGCGACATGTTCATGCTCGACGTCGAACCCGGATCGAGCACTCGAAGGCCCGGCACGCTCTGCAGGAATTCGCCGAGGGTGTGCACGCCCGACTTCTCGAGCGCCACGCGATCGTAGTGAAGACCAGGACCCGTGGCGCGACGCGACTCGAAGCCCGTGAGCAGCGCGCTCCGCGCATTCATCCTCGGCGCCGCCGACTGTTCCGGACGAACGTGTTCGAGCACACCGATGCGATGCTGCGGATCACCCGACTGGGCGATTGGTACCTTGATCACGAGCCGCTCGCCATCGAGCAGCGGAATCGGCGACGACAACACCGAGGTGTAGCCCGCGCGCACCGCGGCGATCCGATAGGTGCCGTGGCCCACGTTCAGCGAGAACTGGCCCGCCGAGTCCGCGACGACGTGCACGACAGGCGCATCGCTCGCCGGATCCACGAGCATCACCGTGCCGCGCACCGGCGTGCCCGTCGCATCGTCGTACAGCACACCCTTCACCGTAGCCTGCGCGAAGAGGCCCGTTGCCGCGAACGTGCAGAAAGTCAGTGCGGTCGCGGCCGCACGGTTCAGCGATTGGAAGCTCATGGTGCCACCTCAATTCGGACGAGAGTCGCCGGGCCCATTTCGGATTGCTCCCTGCAATCCATCGTGCTTTGGTCCGACTGCGCCCGAGCTTCCAACCGACTGCTCGTCCACCCCGGCCCCACCCCACACGCCCACCCGGCACTTTTCCTATAGACC
The Gemmatimonadaceae bacterium DNA segment above includes these coding regions:
- a CDS encoding TonB-dependent receptor plug domain-containing protein, which gives rise to MSFQSLNRAAATALTFCTFAATGLFAQATVKGVLYDDATGTPVRGTVMLVDPASDAPVVHVVADSAGQFSLNVGHGTYRIAAVRAGYTSVLSSPIPLLDGERLVIKVPIAQSGDPQHRIGVLEHVRPEQSAAPRMNARSALLTGFESRRATGPGLHYDRVALEKSGVHTLGEFLQSVPGLRVLDPGSTSSMNMSRTSVGTMVGTPAGIQACHVGWFVDGHRMDIPGRSDPVTDGLGSLSMDVVEAVEVFRGLSEMPSEFAEPDLRCGAVAVWTRRGE